A region from the Thermoanaerobaculia bacterium genome encodes:
- a CDS encoding M20/M25/M40 family metallo-hydrolase: MSADFSKEAVARYADGSRDRFEKALREIVEIPTVSVEPEHKPDMGRGARWAADLLSSMGAEARVYETGGHPLVHGRFRAGAGRPTVTVYNHLDVQPADGPDWTTEPFRFTRKGETYFGRGTTDDKGPAISALFGAKYAADQGAPVNIDFLWEFEEEIGSPHFEQTIRNHSADFATDSIVVCDTVWVSRKYPACPAGLRGLQGFRFTIRTGQTDQHSGTTGGAARNPQAEICELIAQCMDAKTGRVKIPGFYDDVVKPSKRELEDLKKCGFTTREFKKDHLLKSIRVEDPVEVMKRLWLMPTFEVHGIAGGYTGPGVKTIIPPTATAIVSCRLVPNMKPKKIAKLVRDFVKSKNPDVEVWSEHALPGYSAKTTGPYADAIKASMKFAFGKEPVFVREGGSIGAVLSMESVLKAPVYFLGL, encoded by the coding sequence ATGTCCGCTGACTTCTCCAAAGAGGCCGTCGCCCGATACGCCGACGGTTCCCGGGATCGTTTCGAGAAAGCGCTTCGGGAAATCGTCGAGATTCCGACGGTGTCCGTGGAACCCGAGCACAAGCCCGACATGGGCCGGGGAGCGCGCTGGGCGGCCGACCTCCTCTCCTCGATGGGCGCCGAAGCTCGCGTCTACGAGACCGGAGGCCACCCTCTCGTCCACGGGCGTTTCCGGGCGGGCGCCGGACGTCCGACGGTGACGGTCTACAACCATCTGGACGTCCAGCCCGCGGACGGCCCCGATTGGACGACCGAGCCGTTCCGCTTCACGCGCAAGGGAGAAACGTACTTCGGCCGCGGGACGACGGACGACAAGGGGCCCGCGATCTCCGCGCTCTTCGGGGCGAAGTACGCCGCGGATCAGGGCGCGCCCGTGAACATCGACTTCCTGTGGGAGTTCGAAGAAGAGATCGGATCGCCTCATTTCGAGCAGACGATCCGAAACCATTCCGCCGATTTCGCGACCGATTCGATCGTCGTCTGCGACACCGTCTGGGTTTCTCGCAAGTATCCCGCCTGTCCGGCGGGACTCCGCGGCCTGCAGGGGTTCCGGTTCACGATCCGCACGGGCCAGACCGACCAGCACTCGGGGACGACCGGGGGCGCCGCCCGCAATCCGCAGGCGGAGATCTGCGAGCTGATCGCGCAGTGCATGGACGCCAAGACCGGCCGCGTGAAGATCCCGGGGTTCTACGACGACGTCGTCAAACCGTCGAAGCGGGAGCTCGAGGACCTGAAGAAGTGCGGATTCACGACCCGCGAGTTCAAGAAGGACCATCTCCTCAAATCGATCCGCGTCGAGGATCCCGTCGAGGTGATGAAACGGCTCTGGCTGATGCCGACGTTCGAGGTTCACGGAATCGCGGGCGGCTACACGGGTCCCGGCGTCAAGACGATCATTCCGCCCACGGCGACCGCGATCGTCTCGTGCCGTCTCGTCCCGAACATGAAGCCGAAGAAGATCGCCAAGCTCGTGCGGGACTTCGTCAAATCCAAGAACCCCGACGTCGAGGTGTGGTCGGAGCACGCCCTTCCCGGCTACAGCGCGAAGACCACCGGACCCTATGCGGACGCGATCAAGGCCTCGATGAAGTTCGCGTTCGGCAAGGAGCCGGTCTTCGTGCGCGAAGGGGGCTCGATCGGCGCGGTGCTCTCGATGGAGAGCGTCCTGAAAGCGCCGGTGTATTTCCTGGGTCTTT